From Pseudomonas saponiphila, a single genomic window includes:
- a CDS encoding extracellular solute-binding protein, protein MQAGVFAELDKSKLPNLKHLDQSLLKPLEKLDPGNKHGVPYLWGTIGIGYNAEKVKEVLGENAPVDSLDLILKPENAEKLAKCGINLLDSGSEILPLVLNYIGLPSQSTKPGDYSKAAAKLGEVRQHIRSFNGSNYITDLANGNICVAVGYSGDILQAAAAAKEAKKPYTIAYSIPKEGSTLWFDMMAIPADAKNRENAYLFINYILQPEVIAPISNYVSYANPNRDATPLVDKGITSNTGIYPPQETIDRLWVSDILPAKIQRTITRTWTKIKTGK, encoded by the coding sequence ATTCAAGCAGGCGTGTTCGCGGAGCTGGACAAGAGCAAGCTGCCCAACCTGAAGCACCTGGACCAAAGCCTGCTCAAGCCCCTGGAGAAGCTCGATCCGGGCAACAAGCATGGTGTGCCTTATCTCTGGGGCACGATCGGCATCGGCTACAACGCCGAGAAGGTGAAAGAGGTGCTTGGCGAAAATGCGCCGGTCGACTCGCTGGATCTGATCCTGAAGCCCGAGAATGCCGAGAAGCTGGCAAAGTGCGGCATCAACCTTCTGGATTCCGGCTCCGAGATTCTGCCTCTGGTTCTGAACTACATCGGTTTGCCATCGCAGAGCACTAAGCCTGGCGATTACTCGAAAGCCGCTGCCAAGCTCGGTGAAGTCCGCCAACACATCCGTTCTTTTAACGGCAGCAACTACATCACCGATCTGGCCAACGGGAACATCTGCGTAGCTGTTGGCTACTCCGGTGACATCCTGCAAGCCGCTGCGGCTGCGAAGGAAGCGAAGAAGCCATACACCATCGCCTACAGCATCCCGAAAGAGGGCTCCACGCTGTGGTTCGACATGATGGCGATTCCGGCGGACGCGAAAAACCGCGAGAACGCCTACCTGTTCATCAACTACATCCTTCAGCCTGAAGTGATCGCGCCCATTTCCAACTACGTTTCTTACGCCAACCCCAACCGGGATGCGACTCCGCTGGTGGATAAGGGCATCACCTCGAACACCGGCATTTACCCGCCGCAGGAAACCATCGATCGTCTGTGGGTCTCCGACATTCTGCCGGCCAAGATCCAGCGCACGATCACCCGCACCTGGACCAAGATCAAGACCGGGAAGTGA
- a CDS encoding DUF262 domain-containing protein yields the protein MIEASLPQPLIRGQARSTPICSLFMGTPLVCTVPAERQLLRLVLPPWQRPAVWSEQQQISFIEGIFLGLGAGVYVVNGSDFHQDGGEKYMSGWLIDGQQRITAIARFIQGEIAVFNGIRYQDLSQAQRFIRFDNVVFNRYELDYQGDEQVLKDIYRRLNFGGTPHTNDDLLRLDESASEPLIAGLAR from the coding sequence ATGATCGAGGCCAGCCTTCCCCAGCCGTTAATTCGTGGCCAGGCGCGTTCCACGCCCATCTGCTCGCTGTTTATGGGTACACCACTGGTCTGCACCGTCCCTGCTGAGCGACAACTGCTGAGGCTTGTATTGCCGCCATGGCAGCGCCCTGCCGTGTGGAGCGAACAGCAGCAGATCAGCTTCATCGAAGGCATATTCCTGGGCCTTGGTGCCGGGGTCTATGTTGTCAATGGGAGCGACTTCCACCAGGACGGCGGCGAGAAGTACATGTCCGGTTGGCTTATTGATGGTCAGCAGCGGATCACTGCTATTGCGCGCTTCATTCAGGGCGAAATTGCGGTATTCAACGGTATTCGCTACCAAGACCTCAGCCAGGCTCAGCGCTTCATTCGATTCGATAACGTGGTGTTCAACCGCTACGAGCTGGACTACCAGGGTGACGAGCAAGTCCTGAAGGATATCTATCGACGCCTGAATTTCGGTGGGACACCCCACACGAATGATGATCTGCTCAGGCTTGATGAGTCCGCCAGCGAACCTCTGATTGCCGGTCTGGCCCGCTGA